In the genome of Lacerta agilis isolate rLacAgi1 chromosome 2, rLacAgi1.pri, whole genome shotgun sequence, one region contains:
- the DAG1 gene encoding dystroglycan — translation MTLGFIQLSPILGRTLLVLMVTTTVKCHWPSEASEVVRDWENQLEASMHSVLSDLRENVPAVVGIPDSSAVVGRSFRVTIPTELIASNGEIIQITEAGKETLPSWLHWEPESSTLEGLPLDTDKGIHYISVNSMHLVSNGSYVPQTTNVFSIEVHPEDHNEPQSVRVASQDMNEVAPFVCSTEEPVTILTVILDADLTKMTPKQRIELLNRMKTFSEVELYNMKLVPVVNNRLFDMSAFMAGPGNAKKVVENGALLSWKLGCSLSQNSVPNISNVESPAKEGTMSAHLGYPVVGWHIANKKPNLPKRIRRQINATPTPVTAVGPPTTALQEPPVRIVPTPTSPAIAPPTETTAPPVREPVPLPRKPTVTIRTRGAIVQTPTLGPIQPTKMIEPVSTTPVQIRPTMTGQVEPTAVVTPLTTKKPKRTTPKPSTPSTTDTSTTRRTPRPTKIPRPPKTPGTTKSPFIPPERVSPPTRIRTTTVGTPRVPNDPPELKNHIDRVDAWVGTYFELKIPSDTFYDKEDTTTDKLQLTMKLEDEKPLEENSWVQFNSTSQLMYGLPNRTHSGRHEFFMHATDKGGLSTADAFEIFVHGLGADEVPPVKFKAELEGDYTTVVNDIHKKILLVKKLAFALGDRNSSTITIQNIVNGSIVVEWTNNTLPLDPCPKEMIRTMSRKIADNSGKPSHAFKNALAPEFPAKNISVIGAGSCGRIQFIPFSREALPTTAPPTVVLPRDPEKTSEDDVYLHTVIPAVVVAAILLIAGIIAMICYRKKRKGKLTIEDQATFIKKGVPIIFADELDDSKPPPSSSMPLILQEEKAPLPPPEYPNQNMPETTPLNQDTIGEYTPLRDEDPNAPPYQPPPPFTAPMEGKGSRPKNMTPYRSPPPYVPP, via the exons ATGACTCTTGGATTTATACAGCTGTCCCCAATACTGGGGAGGACTTTGCTAGTGCTGATGGTGACTACTACTGTTAAGTGCCATTGGCCTAGTGAGGCCTCAGAAGTTGTACGGGACTGGGAAAACCAGTTAGAGGCCTCCATGCATTCGGTGCTTTCGGATCTCCGAGAGAATGTGCCAGCGGTGGTGGGGATTCCTGACAGCTCTGCTGTAGTGGGTCGTTCCTTCAGAGTCACCATCCCAACAGAACTAATAGCTTCTAATGGCGAAATTATCCAG ATTACTGAAGCTGGGAAAGAAACTTTGCCTTCTTGGTTGCATTGGGAACCAGAGAGTAGCACCTTGGAAGGTCTCCCGCTTGATACAGATAAAGGCATTCATTACATCTCAGTGAATTCAATGCATCTAGTATCTAATGGAAGCTACGTGCCCCAAACCACCAATGTCTTTTCCATTGAGGTTCATCCTGAAGATCATAATGAACCTCAGTCGGTACGCGTGGCTTCACAAGATATGAATGAAGTTGCACCGTTTGTGTGTAGCACAGAGGAACCAGTCACTATTTTGACTGTAATTTTGGATGCTGACTTAACAAAAATGACACCAAAGCAGAGGATTGAACTTTTAAACCGAATGAAAACCTTCTCAGAAGTGGAACTTTATAACATGAAATTGGTTCCCGTTGTAAATAATAGACTCTTTGACATGTCAGCCTTCATGGCTGGCCCAGGGAATGCAAAGAAAGTGGTGGAAAACGGAGCCTTACTATCTTGGAAACTAGGCTGTTCTTTGAGCCAGAATAGTGTCCCAAACATAAGCAATGTTGAATCTCCAGCTAAGGAAGGTACAATGTCTGCTCATCTTGGCTACCCCGTGGTTGGCTGGCACATTGCAAACAAGAAGCCTAATCTTCCAAAGAGAATAAGGCGACAGATTAATGCTACACCAACCCCTGTGACTGCTGTTGGACCTCCGACAACAGCCCTCCAAGAACCACCAGTTAGAATTGTTCCAACACCCACTTCCCCGGCCATTGCACCTCCCACTGAAACAACAGCTCCTCCAGTAAGAGAGCCTGTTCCTTTGCCTAGGAAACCCACAGTTACTATTAGAACAAGAGGTGCCATTGTTCAGACACCAACCCTTGGACCAATTCAGCCAACCAAAATGATAGAACCAGTTTCTACTACCCCTGTCCAGATCCGGCCCACAATGACTGGGCAAGTTGAACCTACTGCAGTAGTTACACCGCTCACAACAAAGAAACCAAAAAGAACCACGCCAAAACCGTCCACACCATCAACCACCGATACAAGTACGACACGAAGAACTCCCAGGCCCACCAAAATTCCTCGACCTCCAAAGACTCCCGGGACTACTAAATCACCTTTCATTCCACCAGAAAGAGTTTCGCCACCAACTCGCATACGCACCACTACAGTTGGAACGCCCCGTGTGCCCAATGATCCGCCAGAACTGAAAAACCATATTGACAGGGTGGATGCATGGGTGGGCACTTACTTTGAACTCAAGATACCGTCAGACACTTTCTATGACAAGGAAGATACCACCACTGATAAACTGCAGTTGACCATGAAACTAGAAGATGAGAAGCCATTGGAAGAAAACTCGTGGGTGCAGTTCAATAGCACTAGTCAGCTAATGTAtggactacccaatcgcacacaCTCAGGCAGGCATGAATTTTTCATGCATGCCACAGACAAAGGGGGCCTTTCAACAGCGgatgcatttgaaatatttgTCCATGGTCTTGGAGCCGACGAGGTGCCTCCTGTTAAATTTAAAGCCGAATTGGAGGGAGACTATACTACAGTTGTTAATGACATTCATAAGAAAATTTTGTTGGTGAAGAAGCTGGCTTTTGCCCTCGGAGATAGAAACAGTAGCACTATTACCATACAAAACATTGTCAATGGCTCCATTGTAGTTGAGTGGACAAACAATACTCTGCCTTTGGATCCATGCCCCAAAGAGATGATTCGCACCATGAGCAGAAAAATTGCTGATAATTCTGGCAAGCCAAGCCACGCTTTCAAGAATGCCTTAGCGCCAGAGTTCCCGGCTAAGAACATTTCCGTTATTGGTGCTGGTAGCTGCGGACGCATTCAGTTTATTCCTTTCTCTAGAGAAGCACTTCCTACAACGGCACCGCCTACAGTTGTGCTCCCGCGGGATCCAGAAAAGACGAGTGAAGACGATGTGTACCTCCACACGGTCATCCCCgctgtggtggtggcagcaattCTGCTGATAGCTGGGATCATCGCTATGATTTGCTATCGCAAGAAGAGAAAAGGCAAGCTCACCATAGAAGACCAAGCCACCTTTATCAAGAAGGGAGTGCCCATCATCTTTGCCGATGAGCTGGATGACTCCAAGCCTCCCCCTTCCTCCAGCATGCCGCTGATTCTACAGGAGGAGAAAGCCCCTCTCCCGCCCCCGGAGTACCCAAATCAGAATATGCCAGAAACCACCCCGCTCAACCAAGACACCATAGGAGAGTACACGCCACTGCGAGACGAAGACCCCAATGCACCGCCCTACCAGCCACCCCCTCCCTTTACAGCACCCATGGAGGGCAAAGGCTCCCGTCCGAAGAACATGACCCCATACAGGTCTCCACCTCCCTACGTCCCCCCTTAA